One Elusimicrobiota bacterium genomic region harbors:
- a CDS encoding Na+/H+ antiporter subunit E: MKKFSLFALCFIFWLLLVWRVDWQNTVVGLVISIFVSALFGNIEKSGEKTRPIYFVLFFVRVVWLWIKASVIEVYLALSPQEIKAEEIEIEINNNNEKSKAFLIMALNLSPNITVIDDREDKILINSHGRNKEDIVKDVEKLEKLIEKIVSSQ, from the coding sequence ATGAAAAAATTCTCACTATTTGCATTATGTTTTATATTCTGGCTGCTTTTAGTATGGCGGGTTGACTGGCAGAATACTGTTGTCGGACTTGTAATATCTATTTTTGTATCAGCGCTTTTTGGTAATATAGAAAAAAGTGGAGAAAAAACACGCCCGATTTATTTTGTTTTATTTTTCGTAAGAGTAGTCTGGTTATGGATAAAAGCGTCAGTTATAGAGGTTTATCTTGCGCTTTCACCACAAGAAATAAAGGCAGAGGAGATTGAAATTGAGATTAATAATAATAATGAAAAAAGCAAGGCATTCTTAATTATGGCGTTGAATCTATCACCAAATATAACTGTAATAGATGACAGAGAAGATAAAATACTAATAAATTCACATGGCAGAAACAAGGAAGATATTGTAAAAGATGTAGAAA